A genomic segment from Nicotiana sylvestris chromosome 1, ASM39365v2, whole genome shotgun sequence encodes:
- the LOC138889777 gene encoding uncharacterized protein — protein sequence MMKSLTINVPLVEALEKMPGYAKFMKDLVTKKRSMECETIKMTHEVSAIVHSMALKLEDLGAFTIPCTIGSADFAKALCDLGENINLMPYLVFKTLGIRKPHPTSMRLQMADRSMKRPLRIIDDVLVRVDKFILPADFVILDCEVDFEVPIILGRPFLATGKALVDVEVGELTSVLVMKRRCSMCANL from the coding sequence atgatgaagagtttgactatcaatgtgcctttggtggaggcactcgagaaAATGCCGgggtacgcaaagttcatgaaagatttggttacaaaaaagagatcaatggagtgtgagacaatcaagatgacccatgaagtgagcgcaattgtgcattctatggctctGAAACTTGAGGACCTcggtgcattcactatcccatgtaccattggaagtgccgactttgcaaaagccctttgtgacttgggggaaaatatcaatttaatgccatatttggtcttcaagaccttgggaatcagAAAACCTcatccaacttctatgaggcttcaaatggcggaccggtcaatgaagaGACCTTTGaggattattgatgatgtccttgttcgtgttgataagttcatattgcctgCTGATTTCgttatcttggattgtgaggtagattttgaggtgccaattatccttggaagacctttcctagctactggAAAGGCTTTGGTAGATGTCGAGGTGGGAGAGTTGACCTctgtgttggtgatgaaaaggaggtgttccatgtgtgcaaatctatga
- the LOC138889785 gene encoding uncharacterized protein gives MGCDNIISGEGIWVDAQKIEAVKTWPRPTTPMEIRSFLGLAGYYRRFVEGFSSLSALLTKLTQKRAKFQWNDACEQSFLALKDRLTSASNTAKESLIAEVKERQYDDPELVKLRKRVPQLKKPLLELKRDGVLKYRGRLCVPDVVGLQDRIMLEAHYLVYSIHPRSTKMYSNIKEVYCWNDMKKNIAEFVS, from the exons atgGGGTGCGAcaatatcatttcgggtgaaggcatttGGGTGGATGcgcaaaagattgaggcagtaaagacttggcctagaccaaCAACACCGAtggagattcgtagctttcttggtttggcaggatattataggagatttgtagagggattttcttcgcTTTCAGCActtttgacaaagttgactcagaagagagcaaagtttcaatggaatGATGCTTGCGAACAGAGTTTCCTGGCATTGAAGGATAGATTAACTTCAGCATCG AATACTGCAAAAGAatctctcatagctgaagtaaaggagaggcagtaCGATGACCCGGAGTTGGTCAAGTTGAGAAAGCGAGTTCCACAATTGAAGAAACCATTGTTAGAACTCAAGAGAGATGGAGTTCTCAAATACAGGGGTCGTTTGTGTGTTCCAGACGTAGTAGGGCTACAAGACAGGATCATGTTAGAGGCACATTATTTGGTGTACTCCATTCACCCTAGGTCAACGAAAATGTATAGTAATATTAAGGAGGTGTACTGCTGGAACGATATGAAGAAAAACATTGCTGAGTTTGTCTCTTAG